The following are from one region of the Bradyrhizobium septentrionale genome:
- a CDS encoding MBL fold metallo-hydrolase yields MQWTIGKVKITKVVELETVGSTRFILPLAGREEIQSLPWLIPHFANEEGRLKMSIHSLLVETPEHRIIVDTGLGNDKQGRNVPTWNNRSDPFLEKLTAAGFSPDSIDTVLCTHLHVDHVGWNTKLVDGKWVPTFAKARYVFGKTEYDYWRDHSDDPAHAVVFADSVKPIADAGKAELVPSDHRLTEEITLIPTPGHSPGHMSIHIKSGGEQALLTGDAAHHPCQMYHLDWSATVDSDPKQSAATRRDLFSRFADTPTLVIGGHFSAGHIQRDGDAFRFIALG; encoded by the coding sequence ATGCAATGGACGATCGGCAAGGTCAAGATCACAAAAGTCGTCGAGCTCGAGACCGTCGGCAGCACGCGCTTCATCCTGCCGCTGGCCGGCCGGGAGGAGATCCAGAGCCTGCCCTGGCTGATCCCGCATTTCGCCAACGAGGAGGGCCGGCTGAAAATGTCGATCCATTCGCTGCTGGTGGAAACGCCGGAGCACCGAATCATCGTCGATACCGGGCTCGGCAACGACAAGCAGGGCCGCAATGTACCGACCTGGAACAACCGCAGCGATCCGTTCCTGGAGAAGCTGACCGCGGCCGGATTTTCCCCTGACAGCATCGATACCGTGCTGTGCACGCATCTGCACGTCGACCATGTCGGCTGGAACACGAAGCTCGTCGACGGCAAATGGGTGCCGACCTTCGCCAAGGCGCGTTACGTGTTCGGCAAGACCGAATACGACTACTGGCGCGACCATAGCGACGATCCCGCCCACGCCGTCGTGTTCGCGGACTCCGTGAAACCAATCGCGGATGCCGGCAAGGCCGAGCTGGTGCCGAGCGACCACCGGCTGACCGAGGAGATCACGCTGATCCCGACGCCGGGTCACAGCCCCGGCCACATGAGCATCCATATCAAATCCGGCGGCGAGCAAGCGCTGCTGACCGGCGATGCCGCGCATCATCCCTGCCAGATGTATCACCTCGACTGGTCTGCGACCGTGGATTCCGATCCGAAGCAGTCGGCCGCGACGCGGCGCGACTTGTTCTCGCGCTTTGCCGATACGCCGACGCTGGTGATCGGCGGGCATTTCAGTGCCGGCCACATCCAGCGCGACGGCGACGCGTTCCGCTTCATCGCGCTGGGGTGA
- a CDS encoding fumarylacetoacetate hydrolase family protein, producing the protein MKLVRYGEKGAEKPGLIDKSGQLRDLSAQLKDLTGDAYAPDSLKKLAGLDPASLPAVSGKPRFGAPVTGISKFVAIGLNYSDHAKETGAAIPTEPIIFMKANTSLSGPNDAVEKPRGSTKLDWEVEIAAIIGTRAKYVSEADALNHVAGYCVCNDVSERNFQTERLGQWTKGKSHDTFGPVGPWLVTKDEIKDVQDLSMWLDVNGQRRQTGSTKTMIFSMAKCIAYVSQFMTLLPGDIITTGTPPGVGLGMKPPTFLNVGDVVTLGIEGLGEQRQEIVAA; encoded by the coding sequence ATGAAGCTTGTTCGTTATGGCGAAAAGGGTGCGGAAAAGCCCGGTCTGATCGACAAATCCGGCCAGCTGCGCGACCTCTCGGCCCAACTCAAGGACCTCACCGGCGACGCCTACGCGCCGGACTCACTGAAGAAGCTTGCTGGCCTCGATCCCGCCTCCCTGCCCGCCGTCTCTGGCAAGCCGCGCTTCGGTGCCCCGGTCACCGGCATCTCCAAATTCGTCGCGATCGGCCTGAACTATTCCGACCACGCCAAGGAAACCGGCGCGGCGATCCCGACCGAACCGATCATCTTCATGAAGGCGAACACCTCCCTGAGCGGCCCGAACGACGCGGTCGAAAAGCCGCGCGGCTCGACCAAGCTCGACTGGGAAGTCGAGATCGCCGCGATCATCGGCACCCGCGCCAAATATGTCTCGGAAGCCGACGCGCTGAACCACGTCGCCGGCTATTGTGTCTGCAACGACGTCTCCGAGCGCAACTTCCAGACCGAGCGGCTCGGACAGTGGACCAAGGGCAAGTCGCACGACACGTTCGGCCCGGTCGGCCCCTGGCTCGTCACCAAGGACGAGATCAAGGACGTGCAAGACCTGTCGATGTGGCTCGACGTCAACGGCCAGCGCCGCCAGACCGGCTCGACCAAGACCATGATCTTCTCGATGGCGAAGTGCATCGCCTACGTCTCGCAGTTCATGACGCTGCTGCCCGGTGACATCATCACCACCGGCACCCCGCCCGGTGTCGGCCTCGGCATGAAGCCGCCAACCTTCCTCAACGTCGGCGACGTCGTGACGCTCGGCATCGAAGGTCTCGGCGAGCAGCGCCAGGAAATCGTCGCGGCGTAA